The proteins below come from a single Fibrobacter sp. UWR4 genomic window:
- a CDS encoding cadherin repeat domain-containing protein encodes MYFEDVADSLQQKYWENLMTFKFWGTTGFYMMRGTAPDTSGAIGTASGDVIFDADNIIVGGKTLVGKDLKFKSGSGTLLKGPVRTLGDFSSGTNGNLSYQGTFCIEGEADYGAALGIAQAGGTLLTGENAKTGKCSCDAVSAVFNSLKVPKIVDSTELYDDGGSIDVSGEIRYIDVPRIEEGEGKLWDLYFKKIDIHNGGELRVRLPPNGGGRLVRIFLDESINFYAGSKLRVQYVNEDAEFVGGAWTKVTTDALSHKDYAGNLLVYMKNDVNWDSFQAADSIQGSLITQGTMTVGSNLHLAGQLIAENLNINAEFDGKGFRYVPFDPAILDPKLFATVDFEESGKLVEVPVRLDTNTLADVYFNYCFDLTDEEPVNGKTSDQRADLTDFDSIPYLCGVDTGRVTILAGSKYPTEDSKIYINVALDPYKEAYGSDIKEQFTLKVFDMVGAVLRDNAREGSFTLNVVDKNIYPVTRDTTFAVLEDDTLRFVSDMFPYYSLIDAKMTGVRIEQLPNSKFGSLIYKGELVKKDQIVPVDSLVDLIFVPVANFYDADIDASQTTVKFAVVDANDAISSEDKNTAGEPIGNKEFVITVNPVNDAPVTGPATFTIGGHAIPGGTNLKGSISVKDVDDTVFTYAFDKNHENYALVDSLFTIDPNTGVISVKEGITLKRLTNDSLFTIGVVVSDKSASTGKEEDILSAVSDVTIKVDYGYNPPAVDIVEGKNPENKWPDPIIIRTHIPEMELSCTHNGGKDVEVCMDTVLVEGCRYYSVSYWDDDHDGIAYDSVQVCLSTATPFVSVDADRKEIVADNIYTIVEEVDADDPRFYVNTITNNIHIVVKDSVGGVNKDYTIALDLDTAGVSKSTLDKMSTVIKANIGLDETKPATIVSVNGDTTLHSYKVAYQGNDSVTVSYKTGKDGDVVKVPVVNSEGKVDSVEVFMVTYVTTMNGREVSVSYTADAATGAILMVDSDGNLMTEDAASKKGVNAVPYTVSYDYVDSNGNTVNISYGVDEDGNLVTSEAGDIGYCVSYTYINEYGNSATKSVTVVLDRIGPKVEITSPEKGARIRANFVAVTWEVNGVEQDTLTQQSLEKGVNKIKRIYKDKAGNVAKDSVLVFMKDAKDVAVSEEQPVTLITKDKVDEYYASNPPEKGQNYAVSIRNPKTGKEVETLKGGAFGRKSGSGEAPYPGLEEENHLGPTLVMEIKLPVVNSIGGLATLDDLVDSQGNVSIDGLDAANSKKMSKEEYVKTYCEDGFDFDDPSKANLYDIKSNVKIWIYTTLSNFVGYYNFSQELNDPSYTNDVGMLQMFFEQKPDKDGNVRDKSGRLLGTGAYLYKVEVGMKSKLRCTLPPVNDENGKKKGDVIRTSDNMLRPFGYMRPESK; translated from the coding sequence ATGTATTTTGAAGATGTCGCAGATTCACTGCAGCAGAAATATTGGGAAAATTTGATGACGTTTAAATTCTGGGGTACGACAGGCTTCTACATGATGCGTGGAACTGCTCCGGATACGAGTGGTGCTATTGGTACCGCTAGCGGTGACGTCATTTTTGATGCTGATAACATTATTGTGGGTGGTAAGACCCTTGTCGGTAAGGACCTGAAATTCAAATCTGGTTCCGGTACGCTGCTTAAGGGACCTGTGCGTACGTTAGGCGATTTCTCTTCTGGAACAAATGGCAACCTTTCTTATCAAGGAACATTCTGCATTGAGGGAGAAGCGGATTATGGTGCTGCTTTAGGTATTGCGCAGGCAGGGGGTACTCTCCTGACTGGTGAAAATGCAAAAACAGGAAAGTGCTCCTGTGATGCTGTGTCTGCGGTGTTCAATTCCCTGAAGGTCCCTAAAATCGTGGATTCTACTGAATTGTATGATGATGGGGGCTCCATTGACGTATCTGGAGAAATCCGGTATATTGACGTTCCTAGAATCGAGGAAGGGGAAGGAAAACTATGGGATTTGTATTTCAAGAAGATTGACATTCATAACGGAGGCGAATTACGAGTCCGCTTGCCCCCCAATGGTGGTGGTCGTCTGGTTCGCATTTTCCTTGATGAATCCATTAATTTCTATGCAGGCTCAAAATTACGTGTTCAGTACGTGAACGAAGATGCTGAATTTGTAGGGGGGGCTTGGACCAAGGTTACGACAGATGCCCTTTCCCATAAGGATTATGCGGGCAATCTTCTGGTTTACATGAAAAACGATGTAAATTGGGATTCTTTCCAGGCTGCAGATAGTATTCAGGGGTCCCTGATTACGCAAGGCACTATGACTGTAGGCAGTAATCTGCATTTGGCAGGTCAGCTCATTGCCGAAAACCTGAATATCAATGCAGAATTTGATGGTAAGGGCTTCCGCTACGTTCCTTTTGATCCGGCAATTCTTGACCCGAAATTGTTCGCTACCGTTGATTTTGAAGAATCAGGGAAACTTGTGGAGGTGCCTGTCCGCCTTGATACTAATACACTTGCAGATGTCTACTTCAACTACTGCTTTGATCTGACAGATGAAGAACCTGTCAACGGAAAGACTTCTGACCAACGTGCGGATCTTACGGACTTTGATTCTATCCCTTATCTCTGCGGTGTGGATACTGGTCGTGTAACCATTTTGGCTGGCAGCAAGTACCCGACCGAAGATTCCAAGATTTATATCAATGTTGCACTGGATCCCTATAAGGAAGCTTATGGCTCAGACATTAAGGAACAGTTTACCCTTAAGGTCTTTGATATGGTGGGTGCAGTCCTTAGGGACAATGCTCGAGAAGGATCCTTTACGCTGAACGTTGTCGATAAGAACATTTATCCGGTAACTAGGGATACTACTTTTGCTGTGCTGGAAGATGATACACTTCGCTTTGTATCTGATATGTTCCCCTATTATTCCCTGATTGACGCGAAAATGACAGGCGTTCGTATTGAACAATTGCCCAATTCCAAGTTTGGCTCCCTAATTTACAAGGGAGAACTCGTTAAGAAAGACCAGATTGTCCCTGTAGATTCCCTTGTGGATTTGATTTTTGTTCCGGTTGCGAATTTCTACGATGCTGATATTGATGCTTCCCAGACAACTGTGAAATTCGCAGTAGTGGATGCCAACGATGCAATCAGTTCCGAAGACAAAAATACGGCGGGTGAACCGATTGGAAATAAGGAATTTGTCATTACGGTAAATCCCGTAAATGATGCTCCTGTTACGGGTCCTGCTACATTCACTATTGGCGGTCACGCAATTCCTGGTGGCACCAACTTGAAGGGCTCTATCTCCGTTAAGGATGTGGATGATACTGTATTCACTTACGCATTTGACAAGAATCATGAAAACTATGCCCTTGTGGATTCTCTCTTTACGATTGATCCGAATACAGGCGTAATCAGTGTAAAGGAAGGAATTACCCTTAAGAGGCTTACCAATGATTCTCTGTTTACCATTGGCGTGGTCGTAAGTGATAAAAGTGCTTCTACCGGTAAGGAGGAAGACATCCTCTCCGCAGTTTCAGACGTGACCATCAAGGTGGACTATGGATACAATCCGCCTGCTGTGGACATTGTGGAAGGAAAGAATCCTGAAAACAAGTGGCCTGATCCTATCATTATTAGAACCCATATTCCTGAAATGGAATTGAGTTGCACTCATAATGGTGGTAAGGATGTGGAAGTCTGTATGGATACAGTTCTCGTAGAAGGCTGCCGTTATTATTCCGTAAGTTATTGGGATGACGATCACGATGGTATCGCCTATGACTCTGTACAGGTTTGCTTGAGCACTGCAACGCCTTTTGTGTCTGTGGATGCGGATCGAAAGGAAATTGTCGCCGACAATATCTATACCATCGTGGAAGAGGTGGATGCGGATGATCCTAGATTCTATGTGAATACCATTACGAATAACATCCATATCGTCGTGAAGGATTCCGTTGGCGGGGTAAATAAGGATTATACCATTGCCCTGGACTTGGATACTGCAGGTGTTTCCAAGAGTACCCTGGACAAAATGAGTACTGTAATCAAGGCCAATATAGGCCTGGACGAAACAAAGCCTGCGACGATTGTTTCCGTGAATGGTGATACCACTCTTCATTCCTACAAGGTGGCTTATCAGGGAAACGACTCCGTAACGGTTTCCTATAAGACCGGCAAGGATGGTGACGTCGTGAAGGTCCCTGTAGTTAATAGCGAAGGAAAGGTGGACTCCGTTGAAGTCTTTATGGTTACCTATGTTACTACCATGAATGGCAGGGAAGTGTCTGTCTCCTATACGGCAGATGCTGCTACCGGAGCGATCCTGATGGTAGATTCAGATGGAAACCTGATGACCGAAGACGCGGCTTCCAAGAAAGGTGTAAATGCGGTACCCTACACGGTTTCTTACGACTACGTGGATTCTAATGGCAATACCGTGAATATTTCCTACGGAGTCGACGAAGATGGAAACCTGGTGACAAGCGAAGCCGGTGATATTGGCTATTGCGTGTCCTATACCTACATCAATGAATACGGTAATTCCGCTACAAAGTCTGTCACTGTAGTGCTGGACCGTATAGGTCCCAAGGTTGAAATTACTTCTCCCGAAAAGGGCGCCCGAATTCGTGCGAACTTTGTTGCCGTGACTTGGGAGGTGAATGGTGTTGAACAGGATACCCTCACTCAGCAGAGCCTAGAAAAGGGCGTGAATAAGATTAAGCGCATCTATAAGGACAAGGCTGGTAATGTTGCCAAGGATTCTGTCCTTGTGTTCATGAAGGACGCAAAGGACGTGGCTGTTTCTGAAGAACAGCCTGTGACCTTGATTACCAAGGACAAGGTTGATGAATACTACGCCTCCAATCCTCCTGAGAAGGGGCAGAACTACGCTGTTAGTATTCGTAACCCCAAGACAGGAAAGGAAGTTGAAACCCTGAAGGGAGGCGCCTTTGGTAGAAAGTCCGGTAGCGGAGAGGCTCCCTATCCTGGTCTTGAAGAAGAAAACCATCTAGGTCCCACTCTTGTTATGGAAATTAAGCTTCCTGTGGTGAATTCCATTGGTGGCCTCGCAACTTTAGATGACTTGGTGGATTCACAGGGCAACGTTTCTATTGATGGTCTGGATGCTGCTAATAGCAAAAAGATGTCTAAAGAAGAATACGTGAAGACTTATTGTG